One window of the Bacillus oleivorans genome contains the following:
- the ispD gene encoding 2-C-methyl-D-erythritol 4-phosphate cytidylyltransferase — MQYAVIIPAAGSGKRMNAGKNKLFLTVQDVPVIIHTLQVFETDSLCKAIYLSINPAERESFELLIKQYKIKKIKAMVAGGKERQESVYQALKAVNEADIVLVHDGARPFIRHSTIRHLVEKADESKAAIVAVPVKDTVKRVENGQITETVERSSLWAAQTPQAFHMSILKKAYELAERDSFFGTDDASLVERLGVPVAIVEGQYDNIKLTTKEDLYFAEAILNNRLSTPEG; from the coding sequence ATGCAATATGCCGTGATTATTCCTGCTGCGGGCAGTGGAAAAAGAATGAATGCAGGAAAAAATAAGCTCTTTCTTACCGTTCAAGATGTTCCGGTTATTATCCATACATTACAAGTGTTTGAAACAGATTCTTTATGTAAGGCCATATACTTATCCATTAATCCGGCAGAGAGGGAATCCTTTGAACTGCTGATTAAACAATACAAAATCAAAAAAATTAAAGCGATGGTAGCGGGAGGAAAGGAACGGCAAGAAAGTGTGTATCAAGCATTAAAAGCCGTTAACGAAGCAGACATTGTTTTAGTCCACGATGGAGCACGTCCTTTTATTCGTCATTCAACCATTCGGCACTTAGTTGAAAAAGCAGATGAAAGCAAAGCAGCAATTGTTGCAGTTCCTGTTAAAGACACAGTGAAACGGGTAGAAAATGGACAAATCACAGAGACAGTTGAACGATCTAGCTTGTGGGCAGCGCAAACCCCACAAGCTTTTCATATGTCTATATTGAAAAAAGCATATGAATTAGCTGAACGGGACTCATTTTTTGGAACAGATGATGCTAGTTTAGTGGAACGGCTGGGTGTACCGGTTGCAATCGTAGAAGGACAGTACGATAATATAAAATTGACGACAAAAGAAGATTTATATTTTGCTGAAGCGATTCTTAATAATCGGCTTAGCACACCAGAAGGTTAA
- the ispF gene encoding 2-C-methyl-D-erythritol 2,4-cyclodiphosphate synthase — translation MFRIGQGFDVHAFDENRPLIIGGIDIPYEKGLKGHSDADVLLHAISDALLGAVGEGDIGKHFPDTDPAFKNADSAKLLQNVWEIVKEKGYTLANLDCTIIAQKPKMAPHIPAMKERIAELLEAKTDQINVKATTTEKLGFTGREEGIAAQAAVLLLTNS, via the coding sequence ATGTTTAGAATAGGACAGGGCTTTGACGTGCATGCGTTTGATGAAAATCGGCCTCTTATTATTGGGGGGATCGACATTCCCTATGAAAAGGGATTAAAAGGTCACTCCGATGCCGATGTACTTTTACATGCGATTAGTGATGCTCTATTAGGAGCGGTAGGAGAAGGAGATATTGGCAAGCATTTTCCCGACACAGATCCAGCCTTTAAAAACGCTGATTCAGCCAAGCTCCTGCAGAACGTTTGGGAAATAGTAAAAGAAAAAGGCTATACTTTAGCCAATTTAGACTGTACCATTATTGCGCAAAAGCCAAAAATGGCACCTCATATTCCGGCAATGAAGGAGCGGATTGCGGAGTTGTTAGAGGCGAAGACGGACCAAATTAACGTAAAGGCAACAACAACTGAAAAGTTAGGTTTTACAGGAAGGGAAGAAGGAATTGCGGCTCAAGCGGCGGTTCTGCTTTTAACCAATTCATGA
- a CDS encoding PIN/TRAM domain-containing protein, translating into MLKRIVQACFIITGVTIGIFFIPAVLTVLELGDIQFITNPYVTAVIGAIIFYLITFWAVDYVVNFVKWVEESLIKAPITDILFGSLGLLTGLFVAFLIGFALNVIEVPVVNTVAPILLTLIFGYLGYQVGFKKRDELMSFFSQAGRSKKKGQEESNEMGKEFKILDTSVIIDGRIADICQTGFLAGTIIIPQFVLEELQHIADSSDVLKRNRGRRGLDILNRIQKEIPIKVEIYEGDFEEISEVDSKLVKLAKLINGYVVTNDYNLNKVCELQGVSVLNINDLANAVKPVVLPGEEINVQVIKDGKEQNQGVAYLDDGTMIVVEEGRNYIGKNIDVLVTSVLQTSAGRMIFAKPKLLERAL; encoded by the coding sequence ATGTTAAAACGCATTGTGCAAGCATGTTTCATTATTACAGGAGTCACAATAGGTATATTTTTTATCCCAGCTGTTTTAACAGTTCTTGAATTAGGAGATATTCAATTTATTACAAATCCATACGTAACAGCCGTGATTGGTGCTATTATTTTTTATCTTATTACTTTTTGGGCGGTTGATTATGTTGTTAATTTTGTCAAGTGGGTCGAGGAATCTCTGATTAAGGCGCCTATTACAGATATATTATTTGGGAGCTTGGGTTTATTAACCGGCCTTTTTGTTGCATTTTTAATAGGATTTGCGTTAAACGTTATTGAAGTTCCCGTAGTCAATACGGTTGCACCAATACTATTAACTTTGATATTTGGGTACTTAGGGTATCAGGTTGGTTTTAAGAAAAGGGATGAGCTTATGAGCTTCTTTTCTCAGGCTGGCCGATCTAAGAAAAAAGGACAAGAAGAATCAAACGAGATGGGGAAAGAGTTCAAAATCCTCGACACTAGTGTTATTATTGATGGACGAATTGCGGATATTTGTCAGACTGGATTTTTAGCCGGAACGATCATAATTCCTCAATTCGTATTAGAAGAGCTTCAACATATTGCTGATTCATCAGATGTGTTAAAGCGAAACCGCGGAAGAAGAGGATTAGATATCCTTAATCGTATTCAAAAGGAAATTCCCATTAAAGTTGAAATATATGAGGGAGATTTTGAAGAAATCTCTGAAGTAGATAGTAAACTCGTAAAACTGGCGAAATTAATAAATGGTTATGTAGTAACAAATGACTATAATTTAAATAAGGTTTGTGAACTGCAGGGAGTTTCGGTACTGAATATCAATGATTTAGCGAATGCAGTTAAACCAGTTGTTTTGCCGGGAGAAGAGATTAATGTACAGGTCATTAAAGACGGTAAAGAACAAAATCAAGGAGTTGCCTACCTTGATGATGGTACTATGATTGTAGTTGAAGAAGGCAGAAACTATATTGGGAAAAACATTGATGTATTAGTTACAAGTGTTTTGCAGACTTCTGCAGGACGGATGATCTTTGCCAAACCTAAGTTACTAGAGAGAGCACTGTAG